From the Paludibacterium paludis genome, one window contains:
- a CDS encoding ATP-binding protein, whose product MKLRIPEGGLHFRSFRRWVIAIVLALVSVFVAITWLQFRQFGLLSGTAQFRDDNTSWSFYQLENEALKFLITSREALASPDEPDIDALTVRYDILYSRVGVVQQGPGHLLMAGDAAYEGTIARLMALLDAEQAYFAEQGAKRLTRAQLAGMTERLAAMGEEIHDLTLSATARAAARIDERNTAIRDQVKASLALTIVQCLLIFLFAWIAMRQLRMLTRRQEQLETLARELEEKGLEARLANRAKTAFLANMSHEIRTPLNGMLGMLALLKDTPTSAEQDDLIDTAREAAEHLLSLLNNILDLSRMESAKLEVVPIPTDLPLLIRQVEGLMTRQAVAKGLMMTVSVDGSVPQWVQVDPTRLRQILFNLLHNAIKFTERGAVMLNVEASKLGDGRDEVRLIVADTGIGMDDATRQRLFQRFTQGDSSTMRRYGGSGLGLEISRSLARLMDGDIIVQSEEGKGSVFTVALPLSHADAPVFTDVQPDDSPLPVRGLSILAADDNPVNRKFLAGILKKLGHRVQFAQHGAEAVALAACEPFDVILMDLHMPVMDGMEALAEIRRLPPPLCSVPVVAVTADAFAETRDRVMAAGMDGFLSKPLDVEACRRVLAELCSAGRDVMDVVDAQPGSSDGDAPPAWLDAATAGELLEVLGRDSYADLLETFFRVENPTAELGEALSGGDVVRLRDRAHALKGSALNLGLSDIGNLARDIEQAARQGRIDGIEGRIVALGAAWDDTLAAARRDGWIGG is encoded by the coding sequence ATGAAATTGCGTATTCCGGAGGGTGGGCTGCACTTCCGGAGTTTCCGCCGCTGGGTGATCGCGATCGTTCTTGCGCTGGTCTCTGTGTTTGTCGCCATCACCTGGCTGCAATTCCGCCAGTTCGGCCTGCTCAGCGGCACCGCGCAATTCAGGGATGACAATACCAGCTGGAGTTTTTACCAGCTGGAAAACGAAGCGCTGAAATTCCTGATCACCTCGCGTGAAGCGCTGGCAAGCCCCGATGAGCCCGATATCGACGCGCTGACGGTGCGTTACGATATTCTGTATTCGCGGGTCGGTGTCGTTCAGCAAGGGCCGGGGCACCTGCTGATGGCCGGCGATGCCGCCTACGAGGGTACGATCGCCCGTCTGATGGCGCTATTGGATGCCGAACAGGCGTATTTTGCCGAGCAGGGCGCCAAACGCCTGACACGCGCCCAGTTGGCCGGAATGACCGAGCGGCTCGCGGCGATGGGCGAGGAAATCCATGATCTGACCCTGTCGGCGACCGCGCGCGCGGCGGCCCGAATCGACGAGCGCAATACGGCGATCCGCGATCAGGTCAAGGCGAGCCTCGCCCTGACTATTGTCCAGTGCCTGCTGATTTTCCTGTTCGCCTGGATCGCCATGCGGCAATTGCGCATGCTGACACGCCGCCAGGAGCAACTGGAGACCCTGGCGCGGGAACTGGAGGAAAAGGGGCTTGAGGCCCGTCTCGCCAATCGCGCGAAAACCGCTTTCCTCGCCAATATGAGTCATGAGATCCGTACGCCGCTCAATGGCATGCTCGGCATGCTGGCACTGCTCAAGGACACGCCAACCAGCGCCGAGCAGGATGATCTGATCGATACGGCCCGGGAGGCCGCCGAACATTTGCTGTCGTTGCTGAACAATATTCTCGATTTGTCGCGCATGGAGTCGGCCAAGCTCGAGGTCGTGCCGATACCAACGGATCTGCCGCTGCTGATCCGTCAGGTCGAGGGACTGATGACCCGTCAGGCGGTCGCCAAGGGGCTGATGATGACGGTGTCGGTGGACGGGAGTGTGCCGCAATGGGTGCAGGTCGATCCGACACGTCTGCGCCAGATCCTGTTCAATCTGCTGCACAATGCCATCAAGTTCACCGAGCGTGGCGCGGTCATGCTCAATGTCGAGGCCTCGAAGCTCGGTGACGGGCGAGACGAAGTCCGGCTCATCGTCGCCGACACCGGAATCGGCATGGACGACGCCACGCGCCAGAGGCTGTTCCAGCGCTTCACCCAGGGCGATTCCTCGACCATGCGCCGGTATGGTGGCAGTGGCCTGGGACTGGAGATTTCCCGCAGTCTTGCGCGGCTGATGGACGGGGACATTATTGTGCAAAGCGAAGAGGGGAAGGGCAGTGTGTTTACGGTGGCATTGCCGCTTTCCCATGCCGACGCTCCTGTATTCACCGATGTCCAGCCCGATGACAGTCCGCTTCCGGTTCGCGGGTTGTCGATTCTGGCGGCCGACGATAATCCGGTCAATCGCAAGTTTCTCGCCGGCATCCTCAAGAAACTCGGCCATCGGGTCCAGTTCGCCCAGCATGGCGCGGAAGCCGTGGCGCTGGCGGCCTGCGAGCCGTTCGATGTCATCCTGATGGATCTGCACATGCCGGTGATGGACGGCATGGAGGCGCTGGCGGAAATCCGCCGGTTGCCGCCGCCGCTGTGCTCCGTGCCGGTGGTGGCCGTGACAGCCGATGCCTTCGCGGAAACGCGCGACCGGGTCATGGCCGCCGGAATGGACGGTTTTTTGAGCAAGCCCCTCGACGTGGAGGCGTGTCGGCGGGTTCTGGCCGAGTTGTGTTCCGCGGGCAGGGATGTCATGGACGTGGTCGACGCGCAGCCCGGTTCCTCCGATGGCGATGCGCCGCCGGCCTGGCTGGATGCGGCGACGGCCGGGGAGTTGCTGGAAGTGCTGGGGCGCGACAGCTATGCGGATCTCCTGGAGACGTTTTTCCGGGTGGAGAACCCGACAGCGGAGCTGGGCGAGGCTTTGTCCGGCGGCGACGTTGTCCGGCTCAGGGACAGGGCCCACGCGCTCAAGGGATCCGCGCTAAATCTTGGCTTGTCGGATATCGGAAATCTGGCCCGGGATATCGAGCAGGCGGCGCGTCAGGGCCGGATCGACGGAATCGAAGGGCGAATCGTCGCGCTCGGGGCGGCCTGGGATGACACCCTGGCCGCCGCCCGGCGCGACGGATGGATCGGCGGCTAG
- the nagZ gene encoding beta-N-acetylhexosaminidase — protein sequence MTDTLSLPRGPVMVDVAGLVLTEEERRRLSHPLVGGVILFRRNFASVAQLEALTREIHAIRSPALLIAADHEGGRVQRFLDGFTRLPPMAQLGRMWHSDREAAIAEAKNTGYVLAAELRAAGVDLSFTPVLDLDHGRCAVIGNRAFDADPAVVAELASALLEGLAEGGMGSCGKHFPGHGWVEGDSHHVIPSDERAFDDLMAQDIVPFSKLVAAGLTSVMPAHVVYPSVDPLPAGFSAFWLKTVLRGRLGFDGVIFSDDLCMEGAAGAGDIVDRARAAFSAGCDMVLVCNRPDLADQLLARLDADIAPELAGRLERMAGKDTAEVWRARIRDAAFDAARERVRRLGMPDGALAGPAVGEAV from the coding sequence ATGACCGATACCCTGTCCCTGCCGCGCGGCCCCGTGATGGTCGATGTGGCCGGCCTCGTCCTGACCGAGGAAGAGCGCCGCCGTTTATCCCATCCGCTGGTGGGCGGCGTGATCCTGTTCCGCCGCAATTTCGCCTCTGTCGCACAACTGGAGGCGCTGACCCGCGAGATTCATGCGATCCGCTCGCCGGCGCTGCTGATCGCCGCCGATCACGAAGGCGGACGTGTGCAGCGTTTTCTTGACGGATTCACCCGCTTGCCGCCGATGGCGCAGTTGGGCCGGATGTGGCACAGCGATCGCGAAGCGGCGATCGCCGAAGCGAAGAACACCGGCTACGTACTGGCCGCCGAGCTGCGCGCGGCCGGCGTTGACCTGTCGTTCACCCCTGTGCTGGATCTGGATCACGGCCGTTGCGCGGTGATCGGCAACCGCGCTTTCGATGCCGACCCCGCCGTGGTGGCCGAGCTTGCCTCGGCCCTGCTCGAAGGGCTGGCCGAAGGCGGCATGGGCAGCTGCGGCAAGCATTTTCCCGGACATGGCTGGGTCGAGGGGGATTCGCACCATGTCATCCCGAGCGACGAACGCGCGTTCGATGATCTGATGGCGCAGGACATCGTGCCATTCTCGAAGCTCGTCGCGGCGGGCCTGACCTCCGTCATGCCGGCGCACGTCGTTTATCCTTCCGTCGATCCGCTGCCGGCGGGGTTTTCCGCATTCTGGCTCAAGACCGTGTTGCGCGGACGCCTGGGATTCGACGGAGTGATTTTCTCCGATGACCTGTGCATGGAGGGCGCCGCGGGCGCCGGCGATATCGTCGATCGCGCCCGTGCGGCATTCTCCGCCGGCTGCGACATGGTGCTGGTGTGCAATCGTCCGGATCTGGCCGACCAGTTGCTCGCGCGGCTCGACGCCGATATCGCCCCGGAACTTGCCGGCCGCCTTGAGCGGATGGCGGGCAAGGATACGGCCGAAGTCTGGCGGGCGCGCATCCGGGATGCCGCCTTCGACGCCGCCCGCGAACGGGTTCGGCGCCTTGGCATGCCGGACGGGGCGCTTGCCGGTCCGGCGGTCGGCGAGGCTGTCTGA
- the recO gene encoding DNA repair protein RecO, with protein MSSHASSGKIDRQPGYILHAQPYRETSLLLDVFTRDHGRVALVARGARRPRAELRGLLLPLQPLELSWFGKNEVRTLHSADWTGGVPQLAGLALISGFYLNELVVRLTARDDPHPDLWPVFDRAVRSLAGSRPLAETLRVFELGLISSLGYAPELRQDCHGAAVRADAVYVCRSGHAPEPGTDMPPPPQSAEIAGATLLAMANNDFSDELTRRQARGLMRLILSDLLGGGRLATRDLLQALSFSGEPNDIKE; from the coding sequence ATGAGTAGTCACGCCAGCAGCGGCAAGATCGATCGTCAGCCCGGTTATATCCTGCACGCGCAGCCGTATCGCGAGACCAGCCTGCTTCTGGACGTGTTCACGCGCGATCACGGCCGGGTGGCGCTGGTGGCGCGCGGCGCGCGGCGCCCCCGCGCCGAGCTGCGCGGTCTTTTGCTGCCCTTGCAACCGCTGGAGCTGTCCTGGTTCGGCAAGAACGAAGTGCGCACGCTGCACTCGGCCGACTGGACCGGCGGAGTCCCACAACTGGCGGGGCTCGCGCTGATCAGCGGTTTTTACCTCAACGAGCTGGTGGTCCGCCTGACCGCCCGTGACGATCCCCATCCCGATTTGTGGCCGGTGTTCGACCGCGCGGTGCGCTCGCTCGCCGGATCGCGTCCGCTTGCGGAAACCTTGAGGGTTTTCGAGCTGGGTTTGATTTCGTCACTTGGCTATGCTCCGGAGCTCAGGCAGGATTGTCACGGAGCGGCCGTGCGTGCGGACGCCGTCTATGTCTGCCGTTCGGGGCATGCCCCCGAGCCCGGGACAGACATGCCTCCTCCGCCGCAATCGGCCGAAATCGCCGGTGCCACTTTGCTGGCGATGGCCAATAATGATTTTTCCGATGAGCTGACGCGCCGTCAGGCGCGCGGCCTGATGCGTCTGATTCTGTCCGATCTGCTGGGCGGAGGGCGCCTGGCGACGCGCGATTTGCTGCAGGCGCTCAGCTTTTCCGGTGAACCCAACGATATAAAGGAATGA
- the acpS gene encoding holo-ACP synthase: MILGIGNDLVEIARMNALVTRWGEKAGRRLLAPVEEADFRAAADPARFLAKRFAVKEAFAKAMGTGLRDPVLCTRIGVVHDTMGKPQLWLSAEVARFAAERGVLRHHVSISDERLYALAFVVLEGSPS; encoded by the coding sequence ATGATCCTCGGCATCGGCAACGATCTGGTCGAGATCGCCCGGATGAACGCGCTCGTGACCCGCTGGGGGGAGAAGGCGGGACGCCGCCTGCTCGCTCCGGTCGAAGAGGCGGATTTTCGGGCTGCCGCCGATCCGGCGCGTTTTCTGGCCAAGCGTTTCGCCGTCAAGGAAGCCTTTGCCAAGGCGATGGGCACCGGTCTGCGCGATCCGGTGCTGTGCACCCGCATCGGTGTCGTGCACGACACCATGGGCAAGCCGCAGTTGTGGCTGTCCGCCGAGGTCGCGCGCTTTGCCGCCGAACGCGGCGTGCTGCGCCACCATGTTTCGATCAGCGACGAGCGCCTGTACGCGCTGGCATTCGTCGTTCTGGAAGGAAGCCCCTCATGA
- a CDS encoding molybdopterin-dependent oxidoreductase, which produces MSLFTGKTVALVVCLALPFSACALDKPVGKPVLTLSGKITVRNETDKAVFDMAMLEKLPQRSFSTHTPWHKEAHTFTGPLLKDVLAQAGAEGKNLKALAINDYKTLIPVEDAMRFDVIIARLMDGKPMPVREKGPLFIIYPFDSSEMLRSELYYGRSAWQLKALIIE; this is translated from the coding sequence ATGTCTCTCTTCACGGGAAAAACCGTCGCCCTGGTGGTGTGCCTGGCGTTGCCGTTTTCCGCTTGCGCGCTGGATAAGCCGGTGGGCAAACCGGTCCTGACCCTCAGCGGCAAAATCACCGTCCGCAATGAAACGGACAAGGCGGTGTTCGATATGGCCATGCTGGAAAAACTCCCTCAACGCAGTTTTTCCACCCATACCCCCTGGCACAAGGAAGCGCATACGTTCACCGGCCCCTTGCTCAAGGATGTGCTGGCGCAGGCCGGCGCGGAGGGGAAAAACCTCAAGGCTCTGGCGATCAATGATTACAAGACGCTGATTCCGGTCGAGGACGCCATGCGTTTTGACGTGATCATCGCGCGCCTGATGGACGGCAAACCGATGCCGGTTCGCGAAAAGGGGCCGCTTTTCATTATCTACCCGTTCGATTCGAGTGAGATGCTGCGTTCCGAACTTTACTACGGACGCTCCGCATGGCAACTGAAGGCTCTGATCATCGAATGA
- the rnc gene encoding ribonuclease III has translation MTQTDNRFRRLLAALDHEFARPELLRQALTHRSFGTPNNERFEFIGDSILNYTVARMLFDRFPALTEGELSRLRANLVNQGTLAEIAHELAIGDFLFLGEGELKSGGFNRPSILADAVEATFAAISFDADFLEAERVVRRLYASRVESIDPKSHAKDAKTRLQEALQARKLPLPRYRILSQNGEAHEQWFVVACDLGDIMIETHGEGGSRRAAEQQAAEKALAELEQKALPGRKKK, from the coding sequence GTGACACAGACTGACAATCGCTTCCGTCGCCTGCTGGCCGCGCTCGACCATGAGTTCGCGCGGCCGGAACTTTTGCGTCAGGCGCTGACGCACCGCAGCTTCGGTACACCGAACAACGAACGCTTCGAATTCATCGGCGACAGCATCCTCAACTACACGGTGGCGCGCATGCTGTTCGACCGCTTCCCCGCTCTGACCGAGGGGGAACTGTCGCGGTTGCGCGCCAACCTCGTCAATCAGGGGACGCTCGCCGAAATCGCCCACGAGCTGGCGATCGGTGATTTCCTGTTCCTCGGCGAGGGCGAGCTCAAAAGCGGGGGCTTCAACCGTCCATCGATTCTGGCCGATGCGGTGGAGGCCACGTTCGCGGCGATCAGCTTCGACGCGGATTTTCTGGAAGCTGAGCGGGTGGTGCGCCGTCTGTATGCAAGCCGGGTCGAATCCATCGATCCGAAAAGCCACGCCAAGGACGCCAAGACCCGGCTCCAGGAAGCCCTGCAGGCCAGAAAACTGCCGCTGCCGCGCTACCGTATTCTGTCGCAGAACGGCGAGGCGCATGAGCAATGGTTCGTGGTCGCCTGCGACCTTGGCGATATCATGATCGAAACCCACGGCGAGGGCGGCAGCCGCCGCGCCGCCGAGCAACAGGCGGCCGAGAAAGCGCTGGCCGAGCTGGAGCAGAAGGCCCTTCCGGGGCGGAAGAAAAAATGA
- the pdxJ gene encoding pyridoxine 5'-phosphate synthase, with protein MILLGVNIDHVATLRNARGTRYPSPIEAALVAETAGADLITLHLREDRRHIRDADVAAMRAVIKTRMNLEMALTDEMLAHALSVKPDDVCLVPEKREEITTEGGLDVLRYFDRVEAFTRRLNEAGIRVSLFIDPDRAQIEAAHKAGAGVIELHTGAYADAKTHDEQAAELERVREAAVFGAELGLVVNAGHGLSYHNVKPVAAIAQIRELNIGHAIVAQALFTGFAEAVRQMKALMIEARSGRDA; from the coding sequence ATGATTCTGCTGGGCGTGAACATCGACCATGTGGCGACACTGCGCAACGCGCGCGGAACCCGTTATCCGAGTCCGATCGAAGCGGCGCTGGTGGCCGAAACGGCCGGCGCCGATCTGATCACGCTGCACTTGCGCGAGGACCGTCGCCATATCCGCGATGCCGACGTCGCGGCCATGCGCGCCGTCATCAAGACCCGGATGAATCTGGAAATGGCGCTGACCGACGAGATGCTGGCCCACGCGCTGTCGGTCAAGCCCGACGATGTCTGCCTTGTCCCGGAAAAGCGCGAAGAAATCACCACCGAGGGCGGGCTTGACGTGTTACGCTATTTCGATCGCGTGGAGGCCTTCACCCGACGCCTCAATGAGGCCGGTATCCGTGTCTCGCTGTTCATCGATCCGGACCGCGCCCAGATCGAAGCGGCGCACAAGGCCGGCGCGGGTGTCATCGAACTGCACACTGGCGCTTACGCCGATGCCAAAACCCATGACGAACAGGCTGCGGAGCTGGAGCGGGTGCGCGAGGCGGCGGTTTTCGGCGCGGAGTTGGGCCTCGTGGTCAATGCCGGTCACGGCCTGTCCTATCATAATGTCAAGCCGGTGGCCGCGATTGCGCAAATCCGTGAACTGAACATCGGCCACGCGATCGTTGCCCAGGCGCTCTTCACCGGCTTTGCCGAGGCGGTGCGCCAGATGAAGGCCCTGATGATCGAGGCCCGTTCCGGCCGCGACGCATGA
- the lepB gene encoding signal peptidase I: MFENMFWVFVALIVIGVVLMLVSGKKAPGAKEHPAAMQWGSLAVLVGVFGALTDYWSITAVMLLLVVVCGIATAWDKWVAEPRRKAEGAEPGFFAENARGFFPVLLAVFLLRSFVAEPFVIPSSSMRPGLVVGDFILVNKFTYGIRVPVLNNVLMPVNKVEHGDVMVFNFPVDPKKNFIKRVIGLPGDVIEYRDKHLSVNGKRVADTPDGSYEYREPAGSLHADRLVETYNGKSYAILNMADKAPVLLYGVRDFPARDQCQYDENGFICKVPEGKYFMMGDNRDNSDDSRYWGFVDDSLVVGKAFMIWMNVSEPSRIGTLVR, encoded by the coding sequence GTGTTCGAAAACATGTTCTGGGTGTTTGTCGCACTGATCGTCATCGGTGTCGTGCTGATGCTGGTGTCGGGTAAAAAGGCTCCGGGAGCCAAGGAACATCCCGCCGCCATGCAGTGGGGGTCGCTCGCGGTGCTCGTCGGGGTGTTCGGCGCCCTGACCGATTACTGGAGCATCACCGCCGTCATGCTGCTTCTTGTTGTGGTGTGCGGTATCGCGACGGCCTGGGACAAGTGGGTGGCCGAGCCGCGCCGCAAGGCCGAGGGCGCCGAGCCGGGCTTTTTCGCGGAAAACGCCCGGGGTTTTTTTCCGGTGCTGCTCGCGGTTTTTCTGCTGCGCTCCTTCGTGGCCGAGCCGTTCGTCATTCCTTCCAGTTCGATGCGACCGGGGCTCGTGGTCGGGGATTTCATCCTGGTCAACAAGTTCACCTACGGCATTCGCGTGCCGGTGCTCAATAACGTGCTGATGCCGGTCAACAAGGTCGAGCATGGCGACGTGATGGTGTTCAATTTTCCGGTCGATCCGAAAAAGAATTTCATCAAGCGCGTGATCGGTCTGCCGGGCGATGTCATCGAATACCGCGACAAACACCTGTCGGTCAACGGCAAACGCGTCGCCGATACCCCGGATGGCAGCTACGAGTACCGCGAACCTGCCGGCTCCTTGCACGCCGACCGCCTGGTCGAAACTTACAACGGCAAGAGCTATGCCATCCTCAATATGGCCGACAAGGCGCCGGTCCTGTTGTACGGCGTGAGGGATTTTCCCGCGCGCGACCAGTGTCAATACGACGAAAACGGCTTCATCTGCAAGGTTCCCGAAGGCAAGTATTTCATGATGGGGGACAACCGCGACAACAGTGATGACAGCCGCTACTGGGGATTCGTCGACGACAGCCTGGTGGTGGGCAAGGCTTTCATGATCTGGATGAACGTCAGCGAGCCTTCCCGTATCGGAACCCTGGTCCGCTAA
- the era gene encoding GTPase Era gives MNDTHDFHCGFVAIVGRPNVGKSTLMNHLIGQKVSITSKKAQTTRHRVNGIHTEADAQFVFVDTPGFQTFHRNALNDVLNKSVKDTLSNVDCVLFVIEAMRWTGADRELLPLLPRNTPVLLVINKLDKAKDRAALSAFIAEVEAEFAFAGAEVVSAKHGQRLVELLDRVRPHLPESPPLYPEDMVTDKSERFLAAEIVREKLFRYLGEELPYSMNVEVELFETEESGMRRIHVAILVDKEGQKSIVIGKGGEKLKKISTEARLDMETLFDGKVFLQTWVKVKSGWADDVRFLKQFGLD, from the coding sequence ATGAACGATACCCACGATTTTCACTGCGGCTTCGTCGCCATCGTCGGACGTCCGAATGTCGGTAAATCGACGCTGATGAATCACCTGATCGGGCAGAAGGTCAGCATCACCTCGAAAAAAGCCCAGACCACGCGGCATCGCGTCAATGGCATCCATACCGAGGCGGATGCGCAGTTCGTTTTCGTGGATACGCCGGGTTTTCAGACCTTCCACCGCAACGCGCTCAACGATGTGCTGAACAAGAGCGTGAAGGACACGCTCTCCAATGTCGATTGCGTGCTGTTCGTCATCGAGGCGATGCGCTGGACCGGCGCCGACCGCGAACTGTTGCCGCTGTTGCCGCGCAACACGCCGGTGCTGCTGGTGATCAACAAACTCGACAAGGCGAAAGACCGCGCTGCGCTGTCGGCGTTCATCGCCGAAGTCGAAGCGGAGTTCGCCTTCGCCGGCGCCGAGGTGGTCAGCGCCAAGCATGGCCAGCGCCTCGTCGAATTGCTGGACCGTGTCCGGCCCCATTTGCCCGAATCGCCGCCGCTCTATCCCGAAGACATGGTGACCGACAAGAGCGAACGCTTCCTCGCCGCCGAGATCGTCCGGGAAAAACTGTTCCGCTACCTCGGGGAAGAGCTGCCCTATTCGATGAACGTCGAGGTCGAGCTCTTCGAGACGGAAGAGAGCGGCATGCGGCGCATCCATGTCGCGATCCTAGTCGACAAGGAAGGGCAGAAGAGCATCGTCATCGGCAAGGGCGGCGAAAAACTCAAAAAAATCTCCACCGAGGCGCGCCTCGATATGGAAACCCTGTTCGACGGCAAGGTGTTCCTGCAGACCTGGGTCAAGGTCAAGAGCGGCTGGGCGGACGATGTGCGCTTCCTCAAGCAGTTCGGGCTTGACTGA
- a CDS encoding HD-GYP domain-containing protein, which yields MSQDDAPPLKTARIEASLLEVGRSLPVDVYARNGFLLLKRGHYVLTSEQKARLATLGYVEAPEEELPPPRVWTENGGERVYILDEMRYLLRRTRGLLHHPLAMPRFESAVRELADTLRHLARAQPDALIASIFLVPFGEYAPAHALHTASLLAVLTDTMSLPDNHRQTLIAAALTMNIAQVEEQNALFAQSDTLSHDQRESVRSHPLLGSAILREAGVQDEFWHTLVQTHHESWSGRGYPFGLSREAILPPAHLLHMADIACAKLTPRKYRAAMLPATALGQIYQRKDAEFDSAFTTLLIRRMGIYPPGSFVRLANGEIGVVIARGSKPNAPRVAALRKNDGPPYGEPLIRETRQSAYRIEEPSDAAAGGVRSGFLATLWRA from the coding sequence ATGAGCCAGGACGACGCCCCACCCCTTAAAACGGCCCGCATCGAGGCCTCTCTTCTGGAAGTCGGCCGCTCCTTGCCGGTCGATGTTTATGCCCGCAACGGCTTTTTGCTGCTCAAGCGCGGCCATTACGTGCTTACGTCCGAGCAGAAAGCCCGTCTGGCCACCCTGGGTTATGTCGAAGCGCCGGAGGAGGAGCTTCCGCCCCCCCGCGTGTGGACCGAAAATGGCGGCGAACGGGTTTATATTCTCGATGAGATGCGCTATCTGCTGCGACGCACCCGCGGCTTGCTTCACCATCCGCTGGCCATGCCGCGCTTCGAATCCGCCGTCCGCGAACTGGCCGATACCTTGCGCCACCTTGCCCGCGCCCAGCCGGACGCCCTGATCGCCTCGATTTTTCTGGTTCCCTTCGGCGAATACGCCCCGGCCCACGCTCTGCATACCGCCAGCCTGCTCGCGGTCCTGACCGACACCATGAGCCTGCCCGACAATCACCGGCAGACCCTGATCGCCGCGGCGCTCACCATGAACATCGCCCAGGTCGAAGAACAGAACGCGCTGTTCGCCCAGTCGGATACGCTCAGCCACGATCAGCGTGAAAGCGTGCGCAGCCATCCGCTGCTCGGCTCGGCCATCCTGCGCGAAGCCGGGGTACAGGACGAATTCTGGCATACCCTGGTGCAAACGCATCATGAATCCTGGTCGGGCCGGGGCTATCCCTTTGGTTTGTCCCGGGAAGCGATACTGCCACCCGCGCATCTGCTGCACATGGCGGACATCGCCTGCGCCAAACTCACGCCACGCAAGTACCGGGCGGCCATGCTGCCCGCCACGGCATTGGGGCAGATTTACCAGCGCAAGGATGCGGAATTCGACAGCGCCTTCACCACATTACTGATCCGGCGCATGGGCATCTACCCGCCCGGCAGCTTCGTGCGGCTCGCTAACGGGGAAATCGGTGTGGTCATCGCGCGCGGCAGCAAGCCGAACGCACCGCGCGTGGCCGCGTTGAGAAAAAACGACGGTCCGCCATATGGCGAACCGTTGATCAGGGAGACACGCCAGTCGGCCTATCGTATCGAGGAACCGAGCGACGCCGCGGCGGGCGGCGTGCGCAGCGGTTTCCTCGCGACCTTGTGGCGCGCCTGA